One Staphylococcus ratti DNA segment encodes these proteins:
- a CDS encoding HesB/YadR/YfhF family protein, translating to MQLELTNDAIQWLKKELELPQEGKALHFFVRYGGEFQLKQGFSPAFNIENIKDIDEIGYEKTMDGLNVIVAEKDVWYFEDDHLKIDVKNDEITYEAQS from the coding sequence ATGCAATTAGAATTAACAAACGATGCAATTCAATGGTTAAAAAAAGAATTAGAATTACCTCAAGAAGGGAAAGCGCTCCATTTTTTTGTGCGTTATGGCGGCGAATTCCAATTAAAACAAGGCTTTAGTCCTGCCTTTAATATTGAAAATATTAAAGACATTGACGAAATAGGATATGAAAAGACAATGGATGGTTTAAATGTCATTGTCGCAGAAAAAGATGTTTGGTATTTTGAAGATGACCATCTCAAAATCGACGTTAAAAATGATGAAATTACGTATGAAGCGCAATCATAA
- the menI gene encoding 1,4-dihydroxy-2-naphthoyl-CoA hydrolase MenI: MLYALTEIESRYQETDQMGVIYHGNYATWFEVARTDYIRKLGLDYSEMEKAGVVSPVTELNINYKKSVTYPEKVTVKTWVSKFSRLRSRYQYEIYNQQGEIVTIGYTDNVIITKNDRKPLRLDKTFPNWFKVYRSVDEQNQAGVDQEVTL, encoded by the coding sequence ATGCTTTATGCTTTAACCGAAATTGAATCTAGATATCAAGAAACAGATCAAATGGGTGTCATATATCATGGAAATTATGCAACTTGGTTTGAAGTAGCCCGTACGGACTATATTCGTAAATTAGGGTTAGACTACAGTGAAATGGAAAAGGCAGGTGTAGTGTCTCCTGTTACTGAGTTGAACATCAACTATAAAAAAAGTGTGACATATCCTGAAAAAGTAACGGTTAAAACGTGGGTTTCAAAATTTTCTCGATTACGTTCAAGATATCAATATGAAATATATAATCAACAAGGCGAGATTGTTACGATCGGTTACACAGACAATGTCATTATTACTAAAAACGATCGCAAACCATTGCGACTCGATAAAACTTTTCCAAATTGGTTTAAAGTATATCGTTCTGTAGACGAACAAAATCAAGCTGGGGTTGATCAAGAAGTCACGTTATAA
- the acnA gene encoding aconitate hydratase AcnA — translation MASKLKEQAKKSFQVNGKTLTYYDLKSLEEQGLTEISRLPYSIRVLLESVLRQEDGFVITDEHIKALSTFGKENEKGEVPFKPSRVILQDFTGVPAVVDLASLRKAMDDVGGDLSKINPEVPVDLVIDHSVQVDSYASPEALERNMKLEFERNYERYQFLNWATKAFQNYNAVPPATGIVHQVNLEYLANVVHVRENEGEQVAFPDTLVGTDSHTTMINGLGVLGWGVGGIEAEAGMLGQPSYFPIPEVIGVRLSNELPQGATATDLALRVTELLRKKGVVGKFVEFFGPGVEKLPLADRATIANMAPEYGATCGFFPVDDETLKYLRLTGRSDEQIETVDKYLKENHMFFDASAEPSYTDVVDLDLSTVEASLSGPKRPQDLIFLSDMKKAFQKSVTAPAGNQGHGLDQNEFDKKATIEFKDGHTTEMKTGDIAIAAITSCTNTSNPYVMLGAGLLAKKAVEKGLKVPDFVKTSLAPGSKVVTGYLRDAGLQEYLDQLGFNLVGYGCTTCIGNSGPLLEEIERAIAQEDLLVTSVLSGNRNFEGRIHPLVKANYLASPPLVVAYALAGTVDIDLQNEALGQDEQGNDVYLKDIWPSIQEVSDTVDSVVTPELFKEEYKDVYENNELWNKIDTTDQPLYDFEASSTYIQNPTFFQGLSKEPGEIEPLNNLRVMGKFGDSVTTDHISPAGAIGKDTPAGKYLLDNGVSPRDFNSYGSRRGNHEVMVRGTFANIRIKNQLAPGTEGGYTTYWPTKEVMSIYDAAMKYKKDGTGLVVLAGNDYGMGSSRDWAAKGTNLLGVKTVIAQSYERIHRSNLVMMGVLPLQFKEGDSADALGLDGTEHISVDITEDVQPGQEVKVTAKKEDGQVVEFNAIARFDSKVEIEYYRHGGILQLVLRKKLA, via the coding sequence ATGGCTTCAAAATTAAAAGAACAAGCTAAAAAGTCGTTTCAAGTCAATGGTAAAACGTTAACGTATTACGACCTTAAATCATTAGAAGAACAAGGTTTAACAGAAATTAGTCGTTTACCATATTCTATTCGAGTACTTTTAGAGTCTGTATTACGACAAGAAGATGGTTTTGTGATTACAGATGAACATATTAAAGCTTTATCAACATTTGGTAAAGAAAATGAAAAAGGCGAAGTGCCTTTCAAACCATCTCGTGTTATTTTACAAGACTTTACAGGTGTACCAGCAGTTGTAGACTTAGCATCTTTACGTAAAGCAATGGATGACGTAGGTGGAGATTTATCTAAAATCAACCCAGAAGTCCCTGTAGATTTAGTTATCGACCACTCAGTTCAAGTTGATAGCTATGCTAGCCCAGAAGCACTTGAGCGCAATATGAAATTAGAATTTGAACGCAACTACGAACGTTATCAATTTTTAAACTGGGCAACAAAAGCATTCCAAAATTATAATGCGGTACCGCCTGCAACAGGTATCGTGCACCAAGTTAACCTTGAATATTTAGCGAATGTAGTACATGTACGTGAAAATGAAGGCGAGCAAGTGGCTTTCCCAGATACATTAGTAGGTACAGATTCGCATACAACGATGATTAATGGTCTTGGTGTATTAGGTTGGGGTGTTGGTGGTATCGAAGCTGAAGCAGGTATGCTTGGACAGCCTTCATACTTCCCAATTCCTGAAGTTATTGGTGTACGCTTATCGAACGAGCTGCCACAAGGTGCAACTGCGACTGACCTTGCTTTACGTGTAACAGAATTGTTACGTAAAAAAGGTGTGGTAGGTAAATTTGTTGAATTCTTTGGCCCGGGTGTAGAAAAGTTACCATTAGCTGACCGTGCAACGATTGCGAATATGGCACCTGAATACGGTGCAACATGTGGTTTCTTCCCAGTAGATGATGAAACACTTAAATATTTACGTTTAACAGGTCGTTCTGATGAACAAATCGAAACAGTAGATAAGTATTTAAAAGAAAATCATATGTTCTTCGATGCTTCAGCAGAACCAAGCTATACTGACGTTGTGGATTTAGATTTATCAACTGTCGAAGCGTCATTATCAGGTCCTAAACGTCCGCAAGATTTGATTTTCTTAAGCGATATGAAAAAAGCTTTCCAAAAATCTGTAACTGCACCTGCGGGTAACCAAGGTCATGGATTAGATCAAAATGAATTTGATAAAAAAGCGACAATCGAATTTAAAGATGGTCACACTACGGAAATGAAAACAGGTGATATCGCCATTGCTGCGATTACATCTTGTACAAACACATCGAACCCATACGTAATGTTAGGTGCGGGCTTACTAGCTAAAAAAGCGGTTGAAAAAGGCTTAAAAGTACCTGACTTTGTTAAAACATCATTAGCGCCAGGTTCGAAGGTAGTTACAGGCTATTTACGTGATGCAGGTTTACAAGAATATTTAGATCAATTAGGCTTTAACCTTGTTGGTTATGGATGTACAACTTGTATCGGTAACTCAGGTCCATTACTTGAAGAAATTGAGCGCGCAATTGCTCAAGAAGATTTACTCGTAACATCTGTTTTATCTGGTAACCGTAACTTTGAAGGACGTATTCATCCATTAGTTAAAGCCAACTACTTAGCATCACCACCGCTTGTTGTAGCATATGCATTAGCTGGAACAGTAGATATCGACCTTCAAAATGAAGCGCTTGGCCAAGATGAACAAGGTAATGATGTTTATCTTAAAGATATTTGGCCTTCTATTCAAGAAGTTTCAGATACAGTGGATAGCGTAGTAACGCCAGAATTGTTCAAAGAAGAATATAAAGATGTTTATGAAAACAATGAATTATGGAACAAAATTGACACAACAGATCAACCTTTATATGATTTTGAAGCATCATCGACTTACATTCAAAATCCAACATTCTTCCAAGGTTTATCTAAAGAGCCAGGTGAAATTGAACCATTAAATAACTTACGTGTAATGGGTAAATTTGGTGACTCTGTAACGACTGACCACATTTCACCAGCAGGCGCGATTGGTAAAGACACGCCAGCAGGCAAATATTTACTTGATAATGGTGTATCACCAAGAGACTTTAACTCATACGGTTCTCGTCGTGGTAACCACGAAGTAATGGTTCGAGGTACTTTTGCGAATATTCGTATTAAAAACCAACTTGCGCCAGGTACTGAAGGTGGTTATACAACATATTGGCCAACAAAAGAAGTGATGTCTATCTATGACGCTGCTATGAAATACAAAAAAGACGGTACAGGTCTTGTTGTATTAGCAGGAAATGATTATGGTATGGGCTCTTCACGTGACTGGGCTGCCAAAGGAACAAATCTTCTTGGTGTGAAAACGGTAATTGCGCAAAGCTATGAGCGTATTCACCGTTCAAACCTTGTAATGATGGGTGTTCTACCATTACAATTTAAAGAAGGTGACTCCGCAGATGCATTAGGTCTTGATGGCACTGAACATATTTCTGTGGACATTACTGAAGATGTACAGCCAGGACAAGAAGTTAAAGTAACAGCTAAAAAAGAAGATGGACAAGTTGTTGAATTTAATGCGATTGCACGATTCGATTCTAAAGTTGAAATTGAATATTATCGTCATGGTGGTATTTTACAGCTTGTATTGCGTAAAAAATTAGCATAA
- a CDS encoding BCCT family transporter, translating into MNTSNPQGNGKKFSPVFIFSSIIIFAIVLIGVFIPKQFGAFTADITAWITNTLGWYYLILTTIIVFFCVFLIFSPIGKLKLGRPNDKPEFNTISWFAMLFSAGMGIGLVFYGAAEPIAHFASPPNAEPQSTQAFTESLRSTFFHWGFHAWAVYGVVALALAYAQFRKGEPGLLSKTLRPILGDRVDGPIGTLIDVLAVFATVVGVAVSLGMGALQIAGGLHYLFGVPNNILTQSIIIVVVTILFIMSAWSGLSKGIQYLSNLNIGLGTVLLLAALFIGPTILILDMLTSSTGSLLNSFLFNSFDAAATNPQKKAWMSSWTLYYWGWWLSWSPFVGVFIARVSKGRSIREFISGVLLVPVIVSFIWFSVFGVLGIETAKKHKEIYDMSVETQLFGVFHHLPIGMVLSIIALLLIASFFITSADSATFVLGMQTTFGSQNPSSFVKVTWGVAQSLIAFVLLLSGAGDGGSGLQALQNAAIISALPFSFVVILMMISFYKDANKERKFLGLTLTPNKHRLKEYVENSRNDYEDELISKRKSLRDAER; encoded by the coding sequence ATGAATACTTCAAATCCACAGGGAAATGGTAAGAAGTTTTCACCAGTATTTATTTTTAGTTCAATCATCATTTTTGCCATTGTATTAATAGGGGTATTTATACCAAAACAATTTGGTGCATTTACAGCCGATATTACAGCTTGGATTACAAATACATTAGGTTGGTATTATCTCATTTTAACTACCATTATCGTTTTCTTCTGTGTCTTTTTAATCTTTAGTCCAATTGGTAAATTAAAATTAGGGAGACCCAATGATAAACCAGAATTTAACACAATTTCATGGTTTGCGATGCTTTTTAGTGCAGGTATGGGAATTGGTTTAGTATTCTATGGTGCAGCAGAACCGATTGCACATTTCGCATCACCACCTAACGCAGAACCGCAATCGACTCAAGCATTTACGGAGTCATTACGTTCGACTTTCTTCCATTGGGGTTTTCATGCATGGGCAGTTTATGGTGTCGTGGCATTAGCACTTGCTTATGCTCAATTTAGAAAAGGAGAACCAGGTTTACTTTCTAAAACATTAAGACCGATTTTAGGAGATCGTGTTGACGGCCCAATCGGTACATTGATTGATGTTTTAGCAGTTTTTGCAACAGTTGTTGGTGTAGCCGTATCTCTAGGTATGGGCGCACTTCAAATTGCTGGTGGTTTACATTACTTATTTGGCGTGCCAAACAACATTTTGACACAGTCCATTATTATTGTAGTTGTAACGATTCTATTTATTATGAGTGCTTGGTCTGGCTTGAGTAAAGGTATCCAATATTTAAGTAATTTAAATATTGGCTTAGGTACGGTATTGTTACTAGCTGCACTATTTATTGGTCCAACTATTTTAATTTTAGATATGCTTACAAGCTCAACAGGTAGTTTGTTAAATTCATTTTTATTTAACAGTTTCGATGCAGCCGCAACGAATCCTCAAAAGAAAGCATGGATGTCCAGTTGGACGCTTTATTATTGGGGCTGGTGGTTAAGTTGGAGCCCATTCGTAGGTGTATTTATTGCACGTGTTTCTAAAGGACGTTCTATCCGAGAATTTATTTCAGGTGTGCTATTAGTTCCAGTTATCGTAAGTTTTATTTGGTTTAGTGTTTTTGGTGTTTTAGGTATCGAAACAGCTAAGAAACATAAAGAAATTTATGATATGTCTGTTGAAACACAATTATTTGGTGTCTTCCACCATCTGCCTATTGGTATGGTGCTCTCGATTATTGCACTATTACTTATTGCGTCATTCTTTATTACATCTGCTGACTCTGCAACATTTGTGCTTGGTATGCAAACAACATTTGGTTCGCAAAATCCAAGTTCTTTTGTAAAAGTGACTTGGGGTGTCGCACAATCACTTATCGCTTTCGTGTTATTGTTATCAGGTGCTGGCGATGGTGGTTCAGGACTGCAAGCATTACAAAACGCAGCCATTATTAGTGCATTACCATTTTCATTCGTTGTCATATTAATGATGATCAGTTTTTACAAAGATGCAAATAAAGAGCGTAAATTCTTAGGATTAACTTTGACACCAAATAAACATCGTTTAAAAGAATACGTTGAAAATTCACGTAATGATTATGAAGATGAATTGATTTCAAAACGTAAGTCATTACGAGATGCTGAAAGATAA
- the mscL gene encoding large conductance mechanosensitive channel protein MscL: MLKEFKEFALKGNVLELAVAVVMGAAFNKIVTSLVENVIMPIIGLLFGEVDFAKNWTLYGIKYGVFIQSIIDFIIIAFALFIFIKIANTIVKPKEVEPTIEENTVLLTEIRDLLREQNKQS; this comes from the coding sequence ATGTTAAAAGAATTTAAGGAATTTGCTTTAAAAGGTAACGTACTTGAACTTGCTGTTGCCGTTGTAATGGGGGCTGCTTTTAATAAAATTGTTACCTCGCTCGTTGAAAATGTAATTATGCCTATTATCGGTTTATTGTTCGGAGAAGTAGATTTTGCTAAAAATTGGACACTCTACGGCATTAAATATGGTGTATTTATCCAATCTATCATCGACTTCATTATCATTGCATTTGCACTATTTATTTTCATTAAAATCGCAAATACAATTGTAAAACCTAAAGAAGTTGAACCAACAATCGAAGAAAACACGGTACTCTTAACGGAGATTAGAGATTTACTTCGCGAACAAAATAAACAGTCATAA
- the sbcC gene encoding exonuclease subunit SbcC has protein sequence MRPLLLKLENFGPFLNETIDFERIEANQLFLISGKTGSGKTMIFDAIVYALYGRASTTAREVTQLRSHFAPPEQPLKVIYEFEVQQQRYKVVRTASFTKPNKKTETPGILEVYKAQGSTYILEESKINKGNQYLKELMKLKVEQFRQLFILPQGEFKSFLVSKSQDKQPILRTLFNSVMYEDLKNELKNKTKSIQDEMDKTYDRLATYWQDLYAIDDETLQDYLKIDINQHERLYHTLPEFEKIGQQQLNVLTLQKADMEKKCSDNKEKIDQEQSRQQYQKELLEIEKNLESLVAQKDEIEQLEQQIDRIKQSQLAIHTFNDIEVLKKELENSEKLIEVLNAKRDKLKDEMHQSKRKRERLEKQEQDVVEKEQTIKATHHYMQNKSDILKAFEDKQTLREQNTKLTNELKDNQSHLHDVEDDLEIQAQDFSCIDSLKEEQFTLRHRLEKIEHIEKQYKHKIQLKQQFGELTQTLKDLEAQKMKLSAQKYHFSEADQTVLSHEEMIHTLRSKLTEDVPCPVCGQQVHDVPSEQGLKLLKEQQKENEALDKEMRMIEEKLISHKTSLEHTQTQLAELNEIENPEIQKREVLEQKRENNTQITKLIEAKLEFEKLQSKQQRYLDKVQTLVQQMEKNQYQREIAEQKVSQFQQATRFDHYAEFETFFRASEQEVNEFRKAYQNIKETIQKENETLLVVQNDLKHQKVRQESDQARLKKLEITLKREMDKLHLRSLNALNELKSEISALQTYESRVETFHQTRQQLTTQQKTLVQKLDVLPEHDLNALQVKYDSLKKEQDDIIQRLNEIHFQVEENEKKSQKIREILDYIQHALSEHKAIFNLSEVIYGKNNQNLTLENYVLIHYLENILTSANKRLLNMTGQRYELVRKEEKGRGLSGLEIEVFDYYSNQSRHITSLSGGETFQASLALALGLNEVVQNEQGGISLDTMFIDEGFGTLDQETLETAMDTLIQLQSSGRLVGIISHVTELKSRIPLILEVNSSNYQSSTSLKYND, from the coding sequence ATGCGCCCTCTATTATTAAAATTAGAAAATTTTGGACCTTTTTTAAATGAAACGATTGATTTTGAACGTATAGAAGCGAATCAACTTTTTTTAATTAGTGGTAAAACTGGTTCTGGTAAAACAATGATTTTTGATGCGATTGTATACGCGTTGTACGGTAGGGCTTCTACGACTGCGAGAGAAGTTACGCAATTGCGGAGTCACTTTGCGCCACCAGAACAACCACTCAAAGTGATATATGAATTTGAAGTTCAACAACAACGATATAAAGTTGTTCGAACGGCTTCATTTACAAAGCCTAATAAAAAAACTGAAACGCCAGGGATTTTAGAAGTGTATAAAGCGCAAGGCAGCACGTATATTTTAGAGGAAAGCAAGATAAACAAAGGCAATCAATATTTAAAAGAATTAATGAAGCTTAAAGTCGAGCAGTTCCGTCAATTGTTTATTTTACCTCAAGGAGAATTTAAGTCTTTTTTAGTCTCTAAAAGCCAAGATAAACAACCGATTTTAAGAACGCTTTTTAATAGTGTGATGTATGAAGATTTAAAAAATGAATTAAAAAATAAAACCAAAAGTATTCAAGATGAAATGGACAAAACGTATGATAGGTTAGCTACGTATTGGCAAGATTTATATGCGATAGATGATGAAACACTTCAAGATTATTTGAAAATAGATATTAACCAACATGAGCGTCTGTATCATACATTGCCCGAATTTGAAAAGATAGGTCAACAGCAATTAAATGTGCTCACGCTTCAGAAAGCTGATATGGAAAAAAAGTGTAGCGATAATAAAGAAAAGATCGATCAAGAACAATCGAGACAACAGTACCAAAAAGAGTTGTTAGAGATTGAAAAAAATCTCGAGTCTCTTGTTGCTCAAAAAGATGAAATCGAACAATTGGAACAACAAATTGATAGGATAAAGCAAAGTCAGCTTGCGATCCATACATTTAATGACATAGAAGTATTAAAAAAAGAATTGGAAAATAGTGAGAAATTAATAGAGGTTTTAAATGCTAAGCGGGATAAGCTTAAAGATGAAATGCATCAAAGTAAACGAAAACGTGAGCGTTTAGAAAAACAAGAGCAAGACGTCGTTGAGAAAGAACAAACAATAAAAGCAACACATCATTACATGCAAAATAAAAGTGATATTTTAAAAGCTTTTGAAGACAAACAAACGTTGCGTGAACAAAATACAAAATTGACAAATGAATTAAAAGACAATCAAAGTCATTTACACGATGTTGAAGATGATTTGGAAATTCAAGCGCAAGACTTTTCATGCATTGATAGCTTGAAAGAGGAGCAATTTACGTTACGTCATCGTCTAGAAAAAATTGAACATATAGAAAAGCAGTATAAGCATAAAATTCAACTAAAACAACAATTCGGAGAGTTAACTCAAACGTTAAAAGACTTAGAAGCACAGAAAATGAAGCTTTCGGCACAGAAATATCATTTTTCGGAAGCAGATCAAACTGTATTGTCACATGAAGAGATGATACATACTTTACGTTCGAAATTGACTGAAGATGTGCCTTGTCCTGTCTGTGGTCAACAAGTTCATGATGTTCCTTCTGAACAAGGCTTAAAGCTATTGAAGGAGCAACAAAAAGAAAACGAAGCTTTAGACAAAGAAATGCGCATGATTGAAGAAAAACTCATTTCTCATAAAACGTCATTAGAACATACTCAAACTCAATTAGCAGAATTAAATGAAATTGAAAATCCAGAAATTCAAAAAAGAGAAGTGTTAGAACAAAAAAGAGAAAATAATACACAAATCACAAAGCTCATAGAAGCAAAACTTGAATTTGAAAAATTGCAATCTAAGCAACAACGTTATTTAGATAAAGTACAAACACTAGTACAGCAAATGGAGAAGAATCAATATCAACGTGAAATTGCTGAGCAAAAGGTATCGCAATTCCAACAAGCAACCCGTTTTGATCATTACGCCGAATTTGAAACATTTTTTAGAGCGTCTGAACAAGAAGTGAATGAATTTCGTAAAGCATATCAAAATATTAAAGAAACGATACAGAAAGAAAATGAAACGCTTTTGGTCGTGCAAAATGATTTGAAACATCAGAAAGTCCGTCAAGAAAGTGATCAAGCGCGTTTAAAGAAATTAGAAATTACATTAAAGCGCGAAATGGATAAACTTCATTTGCGTTCTCTCAACGCATTAAATGAACTTAAGTCTGAGATTAGCGCGCTACAAACTTACGAATCGCGTGTAGAAACGTTTCATCAAACACGTCAACAATTAACAACACAACAAAAAACGTTAGTACAAAAATTAGATGTGTTACCAGAGCACGATCTCAACGCATTACAAGTAAAATATGATTCCTTGAAAAAAGAACAAGATGATATTATTCAGCGTTTGAATGAAATACATTTTCAAGTTGAAGAAAATGAGAAAAAATCACAAAAAATTCGAGAAATTCTTGATTACATTCAACATGCTTTATCAGAACATAAAGCTATTTTCAACTTGTCAGAAGTGATTTATGGAAAAAATAATCAAAATCTCACGTTGGAAAATTATGTTTTGATTCATTATTTGGAAAATATATTAACCTCAGCGAATAAACGTTTGCTTAATATGACTGGACAACGTTATGAGTTAGTGCGTAAAGAAGAAAAAGGGCGTGGATTGAGTGGGTTAGAAATAGAAGTTTTTGATTACTATTCCAACCAATCACGTCATATTACATCGCTTTCAGGTGGAGAAACATTTCAAGCTTCACTTGCATTAGCGTTAGGGTTGAATGAAGTTGTCCAAAATGAACAAGGCGGTATTTCGCTAGATACGATGTTTATAGATGAAGGATTCGGAACACTTGACCAAGAAACATTAGAAACAGCTATGGATACGTTAATTCAGTTACAATCTAGTGGACGTCTTGTTGGCATCATTTCTCATGTCACAGAATTAAAAAGTAGAATTCCGTTAATTTTAGAAGTGAATTCGAGTAATTATCAAAGTTCAACTTCTTTAAAATATAATGACTAA